DNA sequence from the Candidatus Hydrogenedentota bacterium genome:
GGAAGTGGACCCGGAATTGAAGCAGAAACTTGAGGCGATGGGCTACGTGTTGTAGTCCCGGCGGCGAGGTAATTGATCGTTGAACCGAGTATTGACTTTCTGTTGCGTTACGCTGGCGCTGGGTGTCGGCGCGTGTTCAAAGCCGGCCGAGCCGGCCCCAACGGCGCAGGAGCCGCTCGCGAGGCAAATCGAAACACCGGCGCCTCCGGAAACGCCCGCGAAACCGGCCGAGCCGATCGTGAAGAAAGACCTGGACTACACGAACCTGCTCATTATCACGGTCGATACGCTTCGGGCCGATCACCTTAGTTGTTACGGAAACCCGAACCCAACAACACCGAATATCGATGCGGTCGCGAAAGAGGGGACGCTGTTCGAGTACACGTTTGCGCCGAAGGGGTCCACATGGCCCTCGCTGGCGACAATTCAGACCGGGCTGTATCCCGTCACGCACGGTGTGCGGTACAACGGGATGACGTTGGACTCGAAGCACGAGACGTTGGCAGAGACGCTGGCGCCGAAGGGCTATACCAGCGCGGTCTTCATCGCGAACGGCGGGCAGCAAAAGTGGGAAGGGTTCGAGATGCGCGTCATCCTGAAGGATGAGCCGCGCGACAAGGGTGTTTCCGACGCGGCCGTCGACTGGCTCGACAAGAACGGCGACAAGAAGTTTTATCTGTGGCTGCATTACATGGCGCCGCACGGCCCGTACGAACCGCTTAAAGAGTTCAACAGGTTCACGGATACGAACTATAAAGGCGACCTTGACGGAAGCTATGAGAGGCTGACGCGCGCATTTGTCCGCCGAGAGAAATTGTCGGACGCGGACATTGCGTACGTGAAAGGGTTATACGACGGCGAGGTCGCGTTCAACGATTTCCAGATCGGGCGCGTGCTGGACAAGGTCGCGTCGCTTGGAATTCTCGACGATACGCTGGTGGTGATCAGCGCGGACCACGGCGAGGAACTGGGCGATCATCACGGATATTGGCACCACCAGGCGTCGCTGTACGATGGCACACTGCACGTGCCGCTGATTTTCCAACTGCCGGGTAAAGTGCCGGCGGGCGTGCGCGAAACGACCCCGGTATCCCTGGCGGACATCGCGCCGACGGTGCTCGAGCTGCTGGGCGTCGAGCGTCCGCAAGCGTACGAGGGCGTGAGCCTTGCTGCGGCGTTTAACGAACAGCCGATCGAACGCGGGGCGGTGTTCGGCGAGTGGGGCGACAAAATGCTCTTCGTACGCACCAAGGAACACAAGTACATCTACAATCCGAGCGGGTTCGAGCCGCCGGTGAAGCGCGAACGCAATCAGGCCGGAGGCGAAGCGCAGCGCAAGAAGGGCGACCACACGCTGCCGATCAAGAAGTTCGAGCTATACGACATCGCGAAGGACCCTCGCGAACTTTCCGACATCGGCGCACAATCGGCGGACGTGATAGGGAAGCTGGACGCCGAACTCAAGGCCGGTTACATCGACAAGTACGGGTGGAAGCTGGAGAACAAGGCGGAAGAGCTGCTCCAACAGCAGCTTGATCCCGAGATGCGAAAGGAACTGGAAAACCTGGGTTACGTGCAG
Encoded proteins:
- a CDS encoding sulfatase, producing the protein MNRVLTFCCVTLALGVGACSKPAEPAPTAQEPLARQIETPAPPETPAKPAEPIVKKDLDYTNLLIITVDTLRADHLSCYGNPNPTTPNIDAVAKEGTLFEYTFAPKGSTWPSLATIQTGLYPVTHGVRYNGMTLDSKHETLAETLAPKGYTSAVFIANGGQQKWEGFEMRVILKDEPRDKGVSDAAVDWLDKNGDKKFYLWLHYMAPHGPYEPLKEFNRFTDTNYKGDLDGSYERLTRAFVRREKLSDADIAYVKGLYDGEVAFNDFQIGRVLDKVASLGILDDTLVVISADHGEELGDHHGYWHHQASLYDGTLHVPLIFQLPGKVPAGVRETTPVSLADIAPTVLELLGVERPQAYEGVSLAAAFNEQPIERGAVFGEWGDKMLFVRTKEHKYIYNPSGFEPPVKRERNQAGGEAQRKKGDHTLPIKKFELYDIAKDPRELSDIGAQSADVIGKLDAELKAGYIDKYGWKLENKAEELLQQQLDPEMRKELENLGYVQ